The proteins below come from a single Pradoshia eiseniae genomic window:
- a CDS encoding DUF58 domain-containing protein, whose protein sequence is MKSREGIPVYTFLFDVYFLRLFLPIAIIMLVYISFLPMTIILVVYFLYTLYIHFYTKRIAKEAYINIEKKSIKLFIDETDELLVEIHNDSPVTIAHGRLYFILNKQIEILESDHLQKSLNDTRYTVNFVQKRKTINRIRIPFKAKARGVYYIEDLNLIIHDLFGSSFVHFPSINRGDTEIIVYPKQLEVKNLPLLYQTRVGEEEAAYSFMSDETSVVGIKPYEKESFRQIHWKATAKMQSMYAKQYQPITNKRYTIMLYITEESGFTIHNMGEKLISHTAFLCSYLISKGFSYELYINYLAKEGVFKLPLNTGIQHLQMTLEQLARIRDELPFIREDHFISIARLNMEHSNEIIYLNGEQPPNINIGTSYLYVGGEGELRRIGAAAKKAY, encoded by the coding sequence ATGAAAAGTAGAGAAGGTATCCCTGTTTACACTTTTCTGTTTGATGTTTATTTTCTTAGGCTGTTTCTTCCAATTGCAATCATCATGCTAGTATACATATCGTTTTTGCCAATGACGATTATTCTAGTCGTCTATTTCTTGTATACCTTGTATATTCACTTTTATACAAAAAGAATAGCTAAAGAGGCTTATATAAATATAGAAAAAAAGAGTATTAAACTTTTTATTGATGAAACCGATGAGCTACTGGTTGAGATTCATAATGATTCTCCTGTGACAATTGCGCATGGGAGGCTCTATTTTATCCTGAATAAACAGATCGAAATCCTGGAGTCAGACCATTTACAGAAAAGTTTAAATGATACTAGGTACACAGTGAATTTCGTACAAAAAAGAAAGACAATTAATCGGATTCGCATCCCTTTTAAAGCGAAGGCTAGAGGCGTTTATTATATAGAAGATCTTAATCTGATTATCCATGATTTGTTTGGGAGTTCTTTTGTACACTTTCCTTCAATTAATCGTGGTGATACAGAAATCATCGTCTATCCGAAGCAGCTGGAGGTCAAAAACCTGCCCCTTCTATATCAGACTCGTGTGGGAGAAGAAGAGGCCGCCTATTCTTTTATGTCTGATGAGACGTCTGTAGTTGGTATCAAGCCTTATGAGAAGGAATCATTCCGCCAGATTCATTGGAAGGCAACGGCCAAGATGCAAAGCATGTATGCTAAGCAATACCAGCCTATTACGAATAAACGATATACAATCATGTTATACATAACAGAAGAGAGCGGCTTTACGATTCATAACATGGGAGAGAAGCTGATTTCTCATACAGCCTTTTTGTGCAGCTATTTAATATCAAAGGGATTCTCATATGAATTGTATATAAATTATTTGGCTAAAGAAGGTGTTTTTAAACTGCCGCTCAATACAGGCATTCAGCATCTGCAAATGACACTGGAGCAGCTGGCCAGAATACGGGATGAGCTCCCATTTATAAGAGAAGACCATTTTATTTCAATAGCCAGGTTAAATATGGAACATTCGAATGAAATTATTTATTTGAATGGAGAACAACCGCCAAATATAAATATTGGGACCAGTTATTTATATGTAGGGGGAGAAGGGGAGTTGAGGAGAATTGGGGCTGCGGCTAAAAAGGCTTACTAG
- a CDS encoding GntR family transcriptional regulator gives MKKYEQVKEKIKQDILDDKYVPNQKIPSESELTIQFEVSRHTVRKAINDLVNDGWLYTEQGSGTYCADRSVSNYSAGADRAIALITTYISNYIFPSIINGVESYLSSKGYTLLLYSTNNDFEKERQCLENVMDRDLAGLIVEPTKSSHPNPNLKYYLDLEMKGIPYLMINAAYNELNPYSLLVDDELGGFLQAEHLIQNGHTNIAGFFKSDDMQGVKRMKGFIRAHREYKIPLNSDMLLTYTTAGREKVLEEELPEILARSERPSAICFYNDEVALAALDVIRETGLSVPDDLSIVGFDDSYLAVASEVKLTTIKHPQFDMGVRAAKAIIQLAEHKSNAADPSFVFEPALIIRQSTAKI, from the coding sequence ATGAAGAAATACGAACAAGTTAAAGAGAAAATCAAACAAGACATTCTGGATGATAAATATGTGCCTAATCAAAAAATTCCCTCAGAATCAGAGCTGACCATCCAGTTTGAGGTTAGCCGCCATACCGTTCGCAAAGCCATCAATGATTTGGTTAACGATGGCTGGTTATACACTGAACAGGGGTCTGGCACTTATTGCGCAGACCGCTCCGTGTCTAATTACTCTGCAGGAGCTGATAGGGCAATAGCCTTGATTACGACCTATATTTCCAATTATATATTCCCTTCCATAATCAATGGAGTTGAATCTTATTTAAGCAGTAAAGGGTATACCTTATTATTGTATAGCACGAATAATGATTTTGAGAAAGAGCGGCAATGTCTTGAGAATGTGATGGACAGGGATTTGGCTGGTTTAATAGTGGAGCCGACAAAGAGCAGTCATCCGAATCCTAATTTGAAATATTATTTAGACCTAGAAATGAAAGGGATTCCTTACTTGATGATTAATGCCGCCTATAATGAATTAAACCCATATAGTTTGTTAGTCGATGATGAGCTTGGGGGATTTTTGCAGGCAGAACATTTAATACAAAATGGTCATACGAATATTGCCGGATTCTTTAAATCCGATGATATGCAAGGGGTTAAAAGGATGAAAGGCTTTATCCGTGCGCACAGGGAATATAAGATTCCCCTCAATTCAGATATGCTTTTGACCTATACGACTGCAGGGCGGGAGAAGGTGCTAGAGGAAGAGCTTCCCGAAATTCTAGCACGAAGCGAACGGCCAAGCGCCATCTGCTTCTACAATGATGAGGTTGCTCTTGCGGCGCTTGATGTGATAAGGGAGACAGGTCTTTCTGTTCCTGATGATTTGTCCATTGTGGGCTTTGACGATTCCTATCTTGCTGTTGCTTCGGAGGTTAAGCTCACAACGATTAAGCACCCGCAATTTGATATGGGAGTACGGGCAGCTAAGGCGATTATTCAATTGGCTGAGCATAAATCCAATGCTGCGGATCCATCCTTTGTTTTTGAACCAGCTTTAATCATTAGACAATCAACCGCAAAAATATAA
- the chvE gene encoding multiple monosaccharide ABC transporter substrate-binding protein has product MKKMLAVLLMFSMVFVLAACGSDSESSGAGDKGYVGISMPTKSSERWVLDGENMVKEFKEMGYKTDLQYGEDVVEDQIAQIENMITKDVDVLVVAPIDGESLTEVLQKAADQDIKVISYDRLIKGTDNVSYYVTFDNFEVGVLQASYITKKLGLEDGEKGPFNIELFGGSPDDNNAYFFYDGAMSVLQPYIDEGKLVVQSGQTKMNQISTLRWDGATAQARMDNILSSKYSSELVHAVLSPYDGISIGIISSLKGVGYGTDSKPMPVITGQDAELASVKSIIAGEQTQTVFKDTRELAVKAVEMADAVLNDKEAEVNDTESYDNGNKVVPTYLIDPVSVDKENYQEVIVESGYYSEDEVK; this is encoded by the coding sequence ATGAAGAAAATGCTTGCTGTACTCTTAATGTTCTCGATGGTGTTTGTATTGGCAGCTTGTGGAAGTGATTCCGAATCATCAGGCGCAGGCGATAAGGGGTATGTCGGAATTTCGATGCCGACTAAGTCATCCGAGCGCTGGGTTCTTGATGGGGAAAACATGGTGAAGGAATTCAAGGAAATGGGCTACAAAACAGACCTGCAATACGGCGAGGATGTTGTTGAAGACCAGATTGCCCAAATTGAAAACATGATCACTAAAGACGTTGACGTGCTTGTGGTTGCTCCCATTGATGGGGAATCCTTGACAGAAGTCCTTCAAAAGGCAGCTGACCAGGACATTAAAGTTATTTCGTATGACCGTTTAATCAAAGGAACAGATAATGTCAGCTATTATGTTACATTTGATAACTTTGAAGTAGGGGTATTGCAAGCTTCATATATTACGAAAAAATTAGGTCTTGAAGACGGGGAAAAAGGTCCATTCAATATCGAGTTATTCGGCGGATCTCCGGATGATAACAATGCCTACTTCTTCTACGATGGGGCTATGAGTGTTCTTCAGCCTTATATCGATGAGGGCAAATTAGTGGTCCAAAGCGGACAGACAAAAATGAACCAAATTTCCACCCTTCGCTGGGATGGTGCCACGGCACAAGCGCGTATGGATAATATCCTGAGCTCTAAATATTCCAGTGAATTAGTCCATGCTGTCTTATCTCCTTATGATGGAATTAGTATTGGTATCATCTCTTCTTTGAAGGGTGTCGGCTATGGAACAGATTCTAAGCCTATGCCTGTCATCACCGGTCAGGATGCCGAGCTAGCTTCCGTGAAATCCATCATTGCTGGTGAACAAACACAAACGGTGTTCAAGGATACAAGGGAGCTTGCTGTTAAAGCGGTAGAAATGGCAGATGCCGTATTGAATGATAAGGAAGCCGAAGTGAATGACACGGAATCCTATGATAATGGCAATAAAGTTGTACCTACTTATTTGATTGACCCGGTTTCCGTTGACAAAGAAAACTATCAAGAAGTCATTGTCGAAAGCGGTTACTATTCAGAAGATGAAGTGAAATAA
- the mmsA gene encoding multiple monosaccharide ABC transporter ATP-binding protein, which produces MSSIILEMRNITKTFPGVKALDNVNLKIKKGEIHALCGENGAGKSTLMKVLSGVYPHGSYSGDIYFEDEVCEFKTIKNSESKGIVIIHQELALIPYLSISENIFLGNEQSKRGIINFNETYAKTIDLLKVVGLNESPDTMVNQLGVGKQQLIEIAKAISKEVKLLILDEPTAALNEDDSENLLKLMLEFKKQGMTMIIISHKLNEIAKVADSITILRDGKTIETLDMKKDNVKEDRIIKGMVGRDLTNLYPDHTPKIGETIFEAKNWTVQDVTNSARNVVDDVSFHIRRGEIVGIAGLMGAGRTELAMSIFGKAYGTKMSGQLFKDGKELTLKNITQAIDAGIAYVTEDRKSFGLVLEEDIKTNITLANLRRVANKSIIDDGQEVVEAENFRKKMNIKTPAITQKAMNLSGGNQQKVVLSKWIFTEPDILILDEPTRGIDVGAKYEIYSIINQLADQGKGILVISSELPELLGISDRIYVMREGAFTAEFERKDASQEKIMKYMTKTGVEQG; this is translated from the coding sequence TTGTCATCTATTATTTTGGAAATGCGCAACATCACGAAAACGTTTCCCGGAGTCAAGGCACTTGACAATGTGAATTTAAAAATCAAAAAAGGGGAAATCCATGCCCTGTGCGGTGAAAATGGCGCAGGCAAATCAACCTTAATGAAAGTATTGAGCGGTGTTTATCCTCATGGAAGCTATTCAGGGGATATCTATTTTGAAGATGAGGTTTGTGAATTTAAAACCATCAAAAATAGTGAGAGCAAGGGAATTGTCATCATCCATCAGGAGTTAGCGTTAATTCCTTATCTATCTATCTCCGAAAATATCTTCCTTGGGAATGAACAAAGTAAACGCGGCATCATTAATTTCAATGAAACCTATGCAAAGACGATAGATTTGCTGAAGGTAGTTGGATTAAATGAGTCACCGGATACTATGGTTAATCAGCTTGGAGTAGGAAAGCAGCAGCTGATTGAAATTGCCAAGGCTATCTCTAAAGAAGTCAAACTGCTGATTCTTGATGAGCCTACCGCTGCACTAAATGAGGATGATAGTGAAAACCTTTTGAAGCTGATGCTCGAATTCAAGAAACAAGGCATGACGATGATCATCATCTCCCATAAATTGAATGAGATTGCTAAAGTGGCCGATTCCATCACGATTCTTCGGGATGGGAAGACGATTGAGACACTGGATATGAAAAAGGACAATGTAAAAGAGGACCGTATCATTAAAGGAATGGTCGGCAGGGATTTAACCAATCTATATCCAGATCATACGCCTAAAATCGGTGAAACCATTTTTGAAGCGAAGAATTGGACTGTCCAAGATGTGACCAATTCAGCGAGGAATGTGGTTGATGATGTAAGCTTCCACATCCGCAGGGGAGAGATAGTAGGAATAGCAGGACTGATGGGCGCAGGACGTACTGAGCTTGCGATGAGCATTTTCGGGAAGGCATACGGAACGAAGATGAGCGGCCAGCTGTTTAAGGATGGCAAAGAATTAACCTTAAAAAACATTACACAAGCGATTGATGCGGGCATCGCCTATGTTACCGAGGATAGGAAATCCTTCGGGCTCGTTCTCGAAGAAGACATTAAAACAAATATTACGCTCGCAAACTTACGAAGAGTGGCGAATAAATCCATCATTGATGATGGACAGGAAGTCGTCGAAGCAGAGAATTTCCGCAAAAAAATGAATATCAAAACCCCAGCCATAACCCAAAAGGCAATGAACCTGAGCGGGGGGAATCAACAGAAGGTAGTGCTAAGTAAATGGATTTTTACGGAGCCGGATATTCTTATCTTGGATGAGCCGACGCGTGGGATTGATGTTGGGGCGAAATACGAAATATACTCCATTATTAACCAGCTTGCAGACCAAGGGAAGGGAATATTGGTCATCTCCTCTGAGCTTCCTGAGTTGCTGGGAATCAGCGACCGGATCTATGTAATGCGTGAAGGCGCTTTTACCGCTGAATTTGAACGCAAGGATGCCTCTCAGGAGAAAATTATGAAATACATGACCAAAACAGGGGTGGAACAAGGATGA